The following are from one region of the Lepeophtheirus salmonis chromosome 8, UVic_Lsal_1.4, whole genome shotgun sequence genome:
- the LOC121123620 gene encoding uncharacterized protein isoform X11 — translation MGKHHSEEGGGSAGFLKSPSSNSSSTNSSVSSIKSHLEYHNKMCQVLDTVWSEPSSPLIDNRSFFDSLNDPDQLFLLPDSVLAMDSFTFREDVNSIAPNFLSNSISSNSSTSSKHSPHHSLDSSETNRSLRLLEDIEGFRLARASDGCRTLWLCDATSDGSNVTPLPPQVESSLPSPAHPKSSSGTPPHPSLSSSTLDKADQMLKSTESLSSKKGVSLRNQTSEAWFLFDDEDSEGRSECNREREDRVKRIRELQESDRRRKLEELKQHALSAQKFRLQQELERRRHIEELRLRDTDKRHQVEERKKALEEAERDRRVALLRKNKEREERIEQKRRAQNQMNYAFGSSTPRMIEPRVDSMSDIWGGTRRSTSSSNVFAQMSQSMYCNRRSAERDPSIEARKQRATSAHGLDRNDGEDLMSQSFSGALATPNAHRRRTDLVPTLTASSRSTTPRSCKSPGLSRENTLHPSRPPSVMSTDSRSSVVSVGGVRMRNTPSRRPRPISIATTGVMSSSMYEKKNAPSPLAARNRQKCETTYLTTSSLTGGDLRKKRARSVTSDREDDTKSTTSNSSSVMSKSMITRRTPAQVKADSAARKAKPPTSKSSTPTHTATHKKIGSKSPSLSGSIKSLDGSVCQDELKSPKNEVFEGQEPNAASNLTENAVGQSSSSLKEGTPPYESKESPSDESAGAISSTGKRIITSEEEAKARLAEKRRQMKEKKEREAELERQRLAELERIENERLEKEEEEERLAMVEAEKLAGEARKVEELRLQKAIEEAERKKEEDRKKQEEEEKLRQEKEEQEKKKQEELSDKLRKEEEERMLRKKRIEEIMSRTRKPNNQNNNSSNNNNNNNINHDPPSHDAKSSESTKNAITVTTTSADESTSSNSNSEPLSSNKNGEHETSPASSSVNKDINNVVVVETTINHRNHSGGDEDNELELTSNNTSLSADNMNNNNINENMQNHHLQENNDSNDNFVKEENAKNSSKTSTTTIVSSSSSPAEKGVIHSFISENNKADIDKNGDISSHPDRDDNTIARMTENNDTRQDLDQIMELSVDSNNDITTKFSPPSTPIIAFEESINVPKQEPPTADLLS, via the exons ATGGGAAAGCATCACTCAGAGGAAGGCGGAGGAAGTGCCGGGTTCCTCAAGTCCCCCTCATCCAACTCCTCCTCCACGAATAGCAGTGTCTCCTCCATCAAAAGTCATTTAGAGtatcataataaaatgtgtCAAGTCCTGGATACGGTGTGGAGTGAGCCCTCGAGTCCCCTTATTGACAATCGTAGTTTCTTTGACTCTCTGAATGATCCGGATCAGCTTTTTCTTCTTCCGGACAGTGTGCTCGCAATGGATAGCTTCACCTTTCGAGAGGATGTCAATTCTATTGCTCccaattttttaagtaatagtaTTTCCTCAAATTCATCAACGAGCTCCAAACACTCTCCACATCATTCTTTAGATTCCTCCGAGACGAATCGCTCCCTTCGTCTCCTTGAAGATATTGAGGGCTTTCGGTTAGCTCGTGCCTCGGATGGCTGTCGTACTCTCTGGCTCT gTGATGCAACCTCGGATGGCTCGAATGTGACTCCACTTCCGCCTCAAGTAGAATCATCATTACCATCCCCTGCTCACCCTAAATCATCTTCTGGTACTCCTCCACATCCATCGCTGTCATCCTCTACTCTAGACAAAGCCGACCAAATGCTAAAATCCACAGAGTCTCTTTCCTCTAAAAAAGGGGTTTCACTGAGAA accaaACATCTGAGGCttggtttttatttgatgacGAAGACTCTGAAG GTCGAAGTGAATGTAATCGAGAACGAGAGGATCGAGTAAAGCGCATCAGAGAACTACAAGAAAGTGATAGGAGGAGAAAATTGGAGGAGTTAAAACAACAC gcattatCGGCCCAAAAATTTCGTCTGCAACAAGAACTTGAGAGACGAAGGCACATAGAAGAACTTCGATTGCGAGATACAGACAAACGACATCAAGTTGAGGAGCGTAAAAAAGCTCTTGAAGAAGCAGAAAGAGATAGAAGAGTGGCTCTGCTAAGAAAGAATAaa GAACGAGAGGAGAGAATAGAACAAAAAAGACGAGCACAGAATCAAATGAATTACGCGTTTGGAAGTTCAACACCTAGAATGATTGAGCCTAGAGTTGATTCTATGTCAGACATTTGGGGCGGCACGAGGAG GTCAACATCCTCTTCCAATGTTTTTGCTCAAATGAGTCAATCCATGTATTGTAACAGAAGGTCTGCGGAACGAGATCCTTCAATTGAAGCTAGAAAGCAGAGGGCTACGTCTGCACATGGTCTTGATAGAAACGATG GTGAAGATTTGATGAGTCAGTCATTTTCGGGTGCATTAGCCACACCAAATGCTCATCGAAGACGTACAGATCTTGTTCCGACCCTGACAGCTTCTTCTCGATCCACTACACCGAGAAGTTGCAAATCGCCAG gcttGAGTCGTGAAAACACCCTGCATCCGTCTAGACCTCCGAGTGTGATGAGCACGGATTCCCGTTCTAGTGTTGTTAGCGTGGGGGGTGTACGAATGAGAAACACACCTTCCAGACGTCCACGTCCAATTTCCATTGCTACTACTGGAGTTATGTCCTCATCTATGTATGAGAAAAAAAACGCACCATCACCTTTGGCAGCTAGAAATCGACAAAAATGTGAGACCACCTACCTAA CAACATCTTCCCTTACTGGAGGAGATTTACGTAAGAAAAGGGCAAGAAGTGTTACATCCGATCGAGAGGACGATACAAAAAGTACTACCAGTAATTCTTCTTCTGTAATGTCCAAGTCAATGATAACGAGACGAACACCTGCTCAAGTTAAGGCGGATTCAGCAGCAAGGAAAGCTAAG CCACCGACTTCAAAGTCATCCACTCCAACACATACAGCTACTCATAAGAAAATAGGCTCAAAGAGTCCCAGCTTGTCAGGAAGTATCAAGAGCTTAGATGGATCTGTATGTCAAGACGAGCTAAAATCACCAAAGAATGAAGTTTTTGAAGGTCAAGAACCGAATGCTGCTTCGAATTTAACTGAGAATGCTGTAGGTCAAAGTTCATCTTCTTTAAAAGAAGGAACTCCACCTTACGAATCTAAAGAATCCCCCTCTGATGAATCTGCTGGAGCAATTTCCTCCACTGGAAAGCGTATTATCACAAGTGAGGAAGAGGCTAAGGCTCGTTTAGCAGAAAAGAGGAGACAAATGAAGGAGAAGAAGGAACGTGAAGCTGAGTTAGAGCGACAGAGATTAGCAGAACTTGAGAGAATTGAAAACGAGCGACTAGAGAAGGAAGAGGAAGAAGAGCGATTAGCTATGGTCGAAGCTGAAAAACTTGCAGGGGAAGCACGGAAGGTTGAGGAACTCCGTCTTCAGAAGGCAATTGAAGAAGCTGAACGTAAAAAGGAGGAGGATCGTAAgaaacaagaagaagaagaaaaactccGCCAGGAAAAAGAAGagcaagaaaagaaaaagcagGAGGAACTTAGTGACAAATTACGCAAGGAAGAGGAAGAGCGTATGCTTCGTAAAAAACGAATCGAGGAAATCATGTCAAGAACCCGAAAGCCTAACAATCAGAATAATAACAGTAGtaataacaacaacaataataatattaaccatGATCCTCCATCTCATGATGCCAAG agCTCTGAATCGACAAAGAATGCTATTACTGTAACTACTACTTCTGCTGATGAATCCACCTCTTCTAATTCTAATAGTGAACCCCTTTCCTCCAACAAAAATGGAGAGCATGAAACATCCCCTGCATCATCATCTGTTAATAAAGACATTaataatgttgttgttgttgaaacAACCATCAATCATCGGAATCATTCCGGTGGCgatgaagataatgaattaGAACTTACATCCAATAACACTTCTCTTAGTGCGgacaatatgaataataataacataaatgagAACATGCAAAATCATCATcttcaagaaaataatgatagtaATGATAACTTTGTGAAAGAAGAAAATGCAAAGAATTCCTCAAAGACATCCACTACGACGATAGTCTCTTCATCATCCTCTCCTGCAGAGAAAGGAGTCATTCATTCTTTTATATCGGAAAATAACAAAGCCGATATTGATAA AAACGGTGATATTTCATCCCATCCTGATAGAGACGACAATACCATAGCCAGGATGACAGAGAACAACGATACTCGACAAGATCTGGATCAGATCATGGAATTGAGCGTTGATTCTAATAATGATATCACCACCAAATTTTCTCCACCGAGTACTCCTATCATTGCATTCGAAGAAAGTATTAATGTTCCTAAGCAAGAACCTCCAACTGCAG aTTTGTTATCTTGA
- the LOC121123620 gene encoding uncharacterized protein isoform X9 produces MGKHHSEEGGGSAGFLKSPSSNSSSTNSSVSSIKSHLEYHNKMCQVLDTVWSEPSSPLIDNRSFFDSLNDPDQLFLLPDSVLAMDSFTFREDVNSIAPNFLSNSISSNSSTSSKHSPHHSLDSSETNRSLRLLEDIEGFRLARASDGCRTLWLCDATSDGSNVTPLPPQVESSLPSPAHPKSSSGTPPHPSLSSSTLDKADQMLKSTESLSSKKGVSLRNQTSEAWFLFDDEDSEGRSECNREREDRVKRIRELQESDRRRKLEELKQHALSAQKFRLQQELERRRHIEELRLRDTDKRHQVEERKKALEEAERDRRVALLRKNKEREERIEQKRRAQNQMNYAFGSSTPRMIEPRVDSMSDIWGGTRSRSTSSSNVFAQMSQSMYCNRRSAERDPSIEARKQRATSAHGLDRNDVSHLGNFWNPSGSSNYKGKNRLSSCKSGSKVRANSETRDAFTHVQSQPSSPMQESSPLYWLIRDIDIGDKKSQSSGVPAAIPMRLPRTRSRHDCHFITGSTVPMGEDLMSQSFSGALATPNAHRRRTDLVPTLTASSRSTTPRSCKSPATSSLTGGDLRKKRARSVTSDREDDTKSTTSNSSSVMSKSMITRRTPAQVKADSAARKAKPPTSKSSTPTHTATHKKIGSKSPSLSGSIKSLDGSVCQDELKSPKNEVFEGQEPNAASNLTENAVGQSSSSLKEGTPPYESKESPSDESAGAISSTGKRIITSEEEAKARLAEKRRQMKEKKEREAELERQRLAELERIENERLEKEEEEERLAMVEAEKLAGEARKVEELRLQKAIEEAERKKEEDRKKQEEEEKLRQEKEEQEKKKQEELSDKLRKEEEERMLRKKRIEEIMSRTRKPNNQNNNSSNNNNNNNINHDPPSHDAKSSESTKNAITVTTTSADESTSSNSNSEPLSSNKNGEHETSPASSSVNKDINNVVVVETTINHRNHSGGDEDNELELTSNNTSLSADNMNNNNINENMQNHHLQENNDSNDNFVKEENAKNSSKTSTTTIVSSSSSPAEKGVIHSFISENNKADIDKNGDISSHPDRDDNTIARMTENNDTRQDLDQIMELSVDSNNDITTKFSPPSTPIIAFEESINVPKQEPPTADLLS; encoded by the exons ATGGGAAAGCATCACTCAGAGGAAGGCGGAGGAAGTGCCGGGTTCCTCAAGTCCCCCTCATCCAACTCCTCCTCCACGAATAGCAGTGTCTCCTCCATCAAAAGTCATTTAGAGtatcataataaaatgtgtCAAGTCCTGGATACGGTGTGGAGTGAGCCCTCGAGTCCCCTTATTGACAATCGTAGTTTCTTTGACTCTCTGAATGATCCGGATCAGCTTTTTCTTCTTCCGGACAGTGTGCTCGCAATGGATAGCTTCACCTTTCGAGAGGATGTCAATTCTATTGCTCccaattttttaagtaatagtaTTTCCTCAAATTCATCAACGAGCTCCAAACACTCTCCACATCATTCTTTAGATTCCTCCGAGACGAATCGCTCCCTTCGTCTCCTTGAAGATATTGAGGGCTTTCGGTTAGCTCGTGCCTCGGATGGCTGTCGTACTCTCTGGCTCT gTGATGCAACCTCGGATGGCTCGAATGTGACTCCACTTCCGCCTCAAGTAGAATCATCATTACCATCCCCTGCTCACCCTAAATCATCTTCTGGTACTCCTCCACATCCATCGCTGTCATCCTCTACTCTAGACAAAGCCGACCAAATGCTAAAATCCACAGAGTCTCTTTCCTCTAAAAAAGGGGTTTCACTGAGAA accaaACATCTGAGGCttggtttttatttgatgacGAAGACTCTGAAG GTCGAAGTGAATGTAATCGAGAACGAGAGGATCGAGTAAAGCGCATCAGAGAACTACAAGAAAGTGATAGGAGGAGAAAATTGGAGGAGTTAAAACAACAC gcattatCGGCCCAAAAATTTCGTCTGCAACAAGAACTTGAGAGACGAAGGCACATAGAAGAACTTCGATTGCGAGATACAGACAAACGACATCAAGTTGAGGAGCGTAAAAAAGCTCTTGAAGAAGCAGAAAGAGATAGAAGAGTGGCTCTGCTAAGAAAGAATAaa GAACGAGAGGAGAGAATAGAACAAAAAAGACGAGCACAGAATCAAATGAATTACGCGTTTGGAAGTTCAACACCTAGAATGATTGAGCCTAGAGTTGATTCTATGTCAGACATTTGGGGCGGCACGAGGAG tAGGTCAACATCCTCTTCCAATGTTTTTGCTCAAATGAGTCAATCCATGTATTGTAACAGAAGGTCTGCGGAACGAGATCCTTCAATTGAAGCTAGAAAGCAGAGGGCTACGTCTGCACATGGTCTTGATAGAAACGATG TGTCTCACCTTGGAAATTTTTGGAATCCAAGTGGAAGTAGCAATTATAAAGGTAAAAATAGATTATCTTCTTGTAAAAGTGGATCCAAAGTTCGGGCAAATTCCGAAACAAGGGATGCCTTCACTCATGTTCAGTCTCAGCCTTCTTCTCCTATGCAAGAGTCTTCACCTTTGTATTGGTTAATTCGGGATATAGATATAGGTGACAAGAAAAGTCAATCTTCTGGTGTTCCTGCTGCAATACCTATGAGACTTCCTCGAACAAGAAGTCGTCATGATTGTCATTTTATCACAGGGTCGACTGTACCCATGG GTGAAGATTTGATGAGTCAGTCATTTTCGGGTGCATTAGCCACACCAAATGCTCATCGAAGACGTACAGATCTTGTTCCGACCCTGACAGCTTCTTCTCGATCCACTACACCGAGAAGTTGCAAATCGCCAG CAACATCTTCCCTTACTGGAGGAGATTTACGTAAGAAAAGGGCAAGAAGTGTTACATCCGATCGAGAGGACGATACAAAAAGTACTACCAGTAATTCTTCTTCTGTAATGTCCAAGTCAATGATAACGAGACGAACACCTGCTCAAGTTAAGGCGGATTCAGCAGCAAGGAAAGCTAAG CCACCGACTTCAAAGTCATCCACTCCAACACATACAGCTACTCATAAGAAAATAGGCTCAAAGAGTCCCAGCTTGTCAGGAAGTATCAAGAGCTTAGATGGATCTGTATGTCAAGACGAGCTAAAATCACCAAAGAATGAAGTTTTTGAAGGTCAAGAACCGAATGCTGCTTCGAATTTAACTGAGAATGCTGTAGGTCAAAGTTCATCTTCTTTAAAAGAAGGAACTCCACCTTACGAATCTAAAGAATCCCCCTCTGATGAATCTGCTGGAGCAATTTCCTCCACTGGAAAGCGTATTATCACAAGTGAGGAAGAGGCTAAGGCTCGTTTAGCAGAAAAGAGGAGACAAATGAAGGAGAAGAAGGAACGTGAAGCTGAGTTAGAGCGACAGAGATTAGCAGAACTTGAGAGAATTGAAAACGAGCGACTAGAGAAGGAAGAGGAAGAAGAGCGATTAGCTATGGTCGAAGCTGAAAAACTTGCAGGGGAAGCACGGAAGGTTGAGGAACTCCGTCTTCAGAAGGCAATTGAAGAAGCTGAACGTAAAAAGGAGGAGGATCGTAAgaaacaagaagaagaagaaaaactccGCCAGGAAAAAGAAGagcaagaaaagaaaaagcagGAGGAACTTAGTGACAAATTACGCAAGGAAGAGGAAGAGCGTATGCTTCGTAAAAAACGAATCGAGGAAATCATGTCAAGAACCCGAAAGCCTAACAATCAGAATAATAACAGTAGtaataacaacaacaataataatattaaccatGATCCTCCATCTCATGATGCCAAG agCTCTGAATCGACAAAGAATGCTATTACTGTAACTACTACTTCTGCTGATGAATCCACCTCTTCTAATTCTAATAGTGAACCCCTTTCCTCCAACAAAAATGGAGAGCATGAAACATCCCCTGCATCATCATCTGTTAATAAAGACATTaataatgttgttgttgttgaaacAACCATCAATCATCGGAATCATTCCGGTGGCgatgaagataatgaattaGAACTTACATCCAATAACACTTCTCTTAGTGCGgacaatatgaataataataacataaatgagAACATGCAAAATCATCATcttcaagaaaataatgatagtaATGATAACTTTGTGAAAGAAGAAAATGCAAAGAATTCCTCAAAGACATCCACTACGACGATAGTCTCTTCATCATCCTCTCCTGCAGAGAAAGGAGTCATTCATTCTTTTATATCGGAAAATAACAAAGCCGATATTGATAA AAACGGTGATATTTCATCCCATCCTGATAGAGACGACAATACCATAGCCAGGATGACAGAGAACAACGATACTCGACAAGATCTGGATCAGATCATGGAATTGAGCGTTGATTCTAATAATGATATCACCACCAAATTTTCTCCACCGAGTACTCCTATCATTGCATTCGAAGAAAGTATTAATGTTCCTAAGCAAGAACCTCCAACTGCAG aTTTGTTATCTTGA
- the LOC121123620 gene encoding uncharacterized protein isoform X33: protein MGKHHSEEGGGSAGFLKSPSSNSSSTNSSVSSIKSHLEYHNKMCQVLDTVWSEPSSPLIDNRSFFDSLNDPDQLFLLPDSVLAMDSFTFREDVNSIAPNFLNSSETNRSLRLLEDIEGFRLARASDGCRTLWLCDATSDGSNVTPLPPQVESSLPSPAHPKSSSGTPPHPSLSSSTLDKADQMLKSTESLSSKKGVSLRSRSECNREREDRVKRIRELQESDRRRKLEELKQHALSAQKFRLQQELERRRHIEELRLRDTDKRHQVEERKKALEEAERDRRVALLRKNKEREERIEQKRRAQNQMNYAFGSSTPRMIEPRVDSMSDIWGGTRSRSTSSSNVFAQMSQSMYCNRRSAERDPSIEARKQRATSAHGLDRNDGLSRENTLHPSRPPSVMSTDSRSSVVSVGGVRMRNTPSRRPRPISIATTGVMSSSMYEKKNAPSPLAARNRQKSTSSLTGGDLRKKRARSVTSDREDDTKSTTSNSSSVMSKSMITRRTPAQVKADSAARKAKPPTSKSSTPTHTATHKKIGSKSPSLSGSIKSLDGSVCQDELKSPKNEVFEGQEPNAASNLTENAVGQSSSSLKEGTPPYESKESPSDESAGAISSTGKRIITSEEEAKARLAEKRRQMKEKKEREAELERQRLAELERIENERLEKEEEEERLAMVEAEKLAGEARKVEELRLQKAIEEAERKKEEDRKKQEEEEKLRQEKEEQEKKKQEELSDKLRKEEEERMLRKKRIEEIMSRTRKPNNQNNNSSNNNNNNNINHDPPSHDAKSSESTKNAITVTTTSADESTSSNSNSEPLSSNKNGEHETSPASSSVNKDINNVVVVETTINHRNHSGGDEDNELELTSNNTSLSADNMNNNNINENMQNHHLQENNDSNDNFVKEENAKNSSKTSTTTIVSSSSSPAEKGVIHSFISENNKADIDKNGDISSHPDRDDNTIARMTENNDTRQDLDQIMELSVDSNNDITTKFSPPSTPIIAFEESINVPKQEPPTADLLS, encoded by the exons ATGGGAAAGCATCACTCAGAGGAAGGCGGAGGAAGTGCCGGGTTCCTCAAGTCCCCCTCATCCAACTCCTCCTCCACGAATAGCAGTGTCTCCTCCATCAAAAGTCATTTAGAGtatcataataaaatgtgtCAAGTCCTGGATACGGTGTGGAGTGAGCCCTCGAGTCCCCTTATTGACAATCGTAGTTTCTTTGACTCTCTGAATGATCCGGATCAGCTTTTTCTTCTTCCGGACAGTGTGCTCGCAATGGATAGCTTCACCTTTCGAGAGGATGTCAATTCTATTGCTCccaattttttaa ATTCCTCCGAGACGAATCGCTCCCTTCGTCTCCTTGAAGATATTGAGGGCTTTCGGTTAGCTCGTGCCTCGGATGGCTGTCGTACTCTCTGGCTCT gTGATGCAACCTCGGATGGCTCGAATGTGACTCCACTTCCGCCTCAAGTAGAATCATCATTACCATCCCCTGCTCACCCTAAATCATCTTCTGGTACTCCTCCACATCCATCGCTGTCATCCTCTACTCTAGACAAAGCCGACCAAATGCTAAAATCCACAGAGTCTCTTTCCTCTAAAAAAGGGGTTTCACTGAGAA GTCGAAGTGAATGTAATCGAGAACGAGAGGATCGAGTAAAGCGCATCAGAGAACTACAAGAAAGTGATAGGAGGAGAAAATTGGAGGAGTTAAAACAACAC gcattatCGGCCCAAAAATTTCGTCTGCAACAAGAACTTGAGAGACGAAGGCACATAGAAGAACTTCGATTGCGAGATACAGACAAACGACATCAAGTTGAGGAGCGTAAAAAAGCTCTTGAAGAAGCAGAAAGAGATAGAAGAGTGGCTCTGCTAAGAAAGAATAaa GAACGAGAGGAGAGAATAGAACAAAAAAGACGAGCACAGAATCAAATGAATTACGCGTTTGGAAGTTCAACACCTAGAATGATTGAGCCTAGAGTTGATTCTATGTCAGACATTTGGGGCGGCACGAGGAG tAGGTCAACATCCTCTTCCAATGTTTTTGCTCAAATGAGTCAATCCATGTATTGTAACAGAAGGTCTGCGGAACGAGATCCTTCAATTGAAGCTAGAAAGCAGAGGGCTACGTCTGCACATGGTCTTGATAGAAACGATG gcttGAGTCGTGAAAACACCCTGCATCCGTCTAGACCTCCGAGTGTGATGAGCACGGATTCCCGTTCTAGTGTTGTTAGCGTGGGGGGTGTACGAATGAGAAACACACCTTCCAGACGTCCACGTCCAATTTCCATTGCTACTACTGGAGTTATGTCCTCATCTATGTATGAGAAAAAAAACGCACCATCACCTTTGGCAGCTAGAAATCGACAAAAAT CAACATCTTCCCTTACTGGAGGAGATTTACGTAAGAAAAGGGCAAGAAGTGTTACATCCGATCGAGAGGACGATACAAAAAGTACTACCAGTAATTCTTCTTCTGTAATGTCCAAGTCAATGATAACGAGACGAACACCTGCTCAAGTTAAGGCGGATTCAGCAGCAAGGAAAGCTAAG CCACCGACTTCAAAGTCATCCACTCCAACACATACAGCTACTCATAAGAAAATAGGCTCAAAGAGTCCCAGCTTGTCAGGAAGTATCAAGAGCTTAGATGGATCTGTATGTCAAGACGAGCTAAAATCACCAAAGAATGAAGTTTTTGAAGGTCAAGAACCGAATGCTGCTTCGAATTTAACTGAGAATGCTGTAGGTCAAAGTTCATCTTCTTTAAAAGAAGGAACTCCACCTTACGAATCTAAAGAATCCCCCTCTGATGAATCTGCTGGAGCAATTTCCTCCACTGGAAAGCGTATTATCACAAGTGAGGAAGAGGCTAAGGCTCGTTTAGCAGAAAAGAGGAGACAAATGAAGGAGAAGAAGGAACGTGAAGCTGAGTTAGAGCGACAGAGATTAGCAGAACTTGAGAGAATTGAAAACGAGCGACTAGAGAAGGAAGAGGAAGAAGAGCGATTAGCTATGGTCGAAGCTGAAAAACTTGCAGGGGAAGCACGGAAGGTTGAGGAACTCCGTCTTCAGAAGGCAATTGAAGAAGCTGAACGTAAAAAGGAGGAGGATCGTAAgaaacaagaagaagaagaaaaactccGCCAGGAAAAAGAAGagcaagaaaagaaaaagcagGAGGAACTTAGTGACAAATTACGCAAGGAAGAGGAAGAGCGTATGCTTCGTAAAAAACGAATCGAGGAAATCATGTCAAGAACCCGAAAGCCTAACAATCAGAATAATAACAGTAGtaataacaacaacaataataatattaaccatGATCCTCCATCTCATGATGCCAAG agCTCTGAATCGACAAAGAATGCTATTACTGTAACTACTACTTCTGCTGATGAATCCACCTCTTCTAATTCTAATAGTGAACCCCTTTCCTCCAACAAAAATGGAGAGCATGAAACATCCCCTGCATCATCATCTGTTAATAAAGACATTaataatgttgttgttgttgaaacAACCATCAATCATCGGAATCATTCCGGTGGCgatgaagataatgaattaGAACTTACATCCAATAACACTTCTCTTAGTGCGgacaatatgaataataataacataaatgagAACATGCAAAATCATCATcttcaagaaaataatgatagtaATGATAACTTTGTGAAAGAAGAAAATGCAAAGAATTCCTCAAAGACATCCACTACGACGATAGTCTCTTCATCATCCTCTCCTGCAGAGAAAGGAGTCATTCATTCTTTTATATCGGAAAATAACAAAGCCGATATTGATAA AAACGGTGATATTTCATCCCATCCTGATAGAGACGACAATACCATAGCCAGGATGACAGAGAACAACGATACTCGACAAGATCTGGATCAGATCATGGAATTGAGCGTTGATTCTAATAATGATATCACCACCAAATTTTCTCCACCGAGTACTCCTATCATTGCATTCGAAGAAAGTATTAATGTTCCTAAGCAAGAACCTCCAACTGCAG aTTTGTTATCTTGA